A portion of the Flavobacterium magnum genome contains these proteins:
- a CDS encoding enoyl-CoA hydratase/isomerase family protein, whose protein sequence is MTYENILVAHGAISQITINRPEKLNALNRQTIQELHNAFKTAGQNPDVKVIIVTGSGEKAFVAGADIAEFASFSVEEGAKLAAHGQDILFDFVENLSTPVIAAVNGFALGGGLELAMACHFRIASDNAKMGLPEVSLGVIPGYGGTQRLPQLIGKGKAMELIMTAGMITAEEAKSCGLVNYVVPQQELLEFAQGIAQKIARNSPTAIGQAITAVNAGYKEGMDGFKAEIQAFGKCFDTEDFKEGTTAFLEKRKPDFKGN, encoded by the coding sequence ATGACGTACGAAAACATACTGGTGGCCCACGGTGCCATCTCACAAATCACCATCAACAGGCCCGAAAAACTGAACGCACTGAACCGGCAGACGATACAGGAACTGCATAATGCTTTTAAAACAGCCGGCCAAAATCCCGATGTTAAGGTGATAATCGTTACGGGTTCAGGAGAAAAGGCATTTGTAGCCGGTGCCGATATCGCCGAATTTGCGTCATTTTCGGTTGAAGAAGGCGCAAAGCTCGCCGCGCATGGTCAGGACATCCTGTTTGACTTTGTAGAAAACCTCAGTACGCCGGTGATTGCAGCCGTAAACGGATTTGCGCTTGGTGGCGGATTGGAACTGGCCATGGCCTGCCATTTCAGGATTGCGTCCGACAATGCTAAAATGGGTCTTCCTGAAGTGTCACTTGGTGTCATTCCGGGTTATGGCGGTACGCAGCGTCTTCCGCAGTTAATCGGCAAAGGGAAAGCCATGGAATTGATTATGACAGCCGGGATGATTACTGCAGAAGAAGCAAAATCCTGCGGTCTGGTAAACTACGTGGTTCCGCAGCAGGAACTTTTGGAATTCGCCCAAGGCATTGCCCAAAAAATTGCAAGGAATTCCCCAACAGCCATCGGTCAGGCCATTACGGCCGTTAATGCGGGTTACAAGGAAGGCATGGACGGTTTTAAGGCAGAGATTCAGGCCTTTGGAAAGTGTTTCGATACGGAAGATTTCAAAGAAGGCACGACCGCCTTTCTTGAAAAAAGGAAACCCGATTTCAAAGGGAACTAG
- a CDS encoding CopD family protein, with product MDYYNYIKSLHLIFVITWFAGLFYIVRLFVYQIEAAAKPSPEREILQNQYKIMTYRLWYIITWPSGILATIFGLAMLYLNPGLMQLDFMQVKFGFVFLLFLYHAKCHQIYMQLQRDEINYTSNFMRLWNEGATIILFAVVFLIIVKDALNWIYGVIGILLFSVLIMLGFKFYKKIRERNSN from the coding sequence ATGGACTATTACAATTACATCAAATCATTGCACCTGATATTTGTCATCACCTGGTTTGCCGGGCTTTTCTATATTGTCCGCTTGTTTGTCTACCAGATAGAAGCTGCCGCGAAACCGTCCCCTGAAAGAGAAATCCTGCAAAATCAATACAAAATTATGACATACCGACTTTGGTATATCATCACCTGGCCATCGGGAATCCTCGCCACCATTTTCGGATTGGCCATGCTGTACCTGAATCCGGGTTTGATGCAGTTGGATTTTATGCAGGTCAAGTTCGGGTTTGTATTCCTGTTGTTCCTATACCACGCCAAATGCCATCAGATTTATATGCAGCTGCAGCGCGACGAGATAAATTATACTTCAAATTTTATGCGTTTGTGGAATGAAGGGGCTACGATCATCCTTTTTGCAGTGGTCTTCCTGATCATCGTAAAAGACGCCCTGAATTGGATTTACGGTGTGATCGGTATATTGTTGTTTTCTGTATTGATCATGCTTGGCTTTAAATTTTACAAAAAAATCCGCGAGCGCAACAGCAACTGA
- a CDS encoding MATE family efflux transporter, translated as MAVTQQDLGTQSIGKLLLRQAVPASVGILFMTVNLLIDTIFVGRWLGSLAIAALTVVTPIAFLIASLGLSIGVGGSSVISRALGSDDEAAARSAFAHQIVMTLLLSAVLVILGLIFTEDVLALFGAKGKIIAPAKIFFYPILLAAPLQAFLTMGNSVMRAEDKAGAAMTTMIIAAMGNILLDILFIKMFGWGIFGAALATAVSFACAFLYLLWFFVFKSKLRLQWGDFKPNTKIAIEVGALGSTTFARQGVISILSVLLNHVLFEHGGEHSVTVYGIVSKMLMFALFPVNGIVEGFLPVAGYNYGAEKFSRVREAIFKAIQYACLLAIAIYIVILIFAAQIVTLFTTDQSVMDDTPNALRWVFAASPVIAIQLIGAGYFQAAGKAVKALMLTLSKQGFFLIPLILILPRFFDIFGVWVSFPIADVLATITTALFLKREINHNLKQ; from the coding sequence ATGGCGGTAACCCAGCAGGATCTCGGCACACAAAGCATCGGAAAGCTGCTGCTACGGCAGGCAGTTCCAGCATCAGTCGGGATTTTGTTTATGACCGTAAACCTGCTCATCGATACGATTTTCGTCGGACGCTGGCTGGGTTCGCTGGCCATTGCCGCCCTAACGGTTGTAACCCCTATTGCATTCCTCATTGCTTCGCTTGGCCTCTCAATAGGCGTTGGCGGAAGCTCGGTGATTTCAAGGGCTTTGGGGTCCGATGATGAGGCTGCAGCACGTTCTGCATTTGCACACCAGATTGTCATGACGCTGCTGCTGTCGGCTGTTTTGGTCATCCTGGGTTTGATTTTCACCGAAGACGTACTGGCACTTTTTGGCGCCAAAGGCAAAATCATCGCCCCGGCCAAAATCTTCTTTTACCCGATACTGCTTGCCGCGCCGTTGCAGGCTTTCCTGACGATGGGCAATTCCGTGATGCGCGCGGAAGACAAGGCCGGCGCGGCAATGACGACCATGATCATTGCGGCGATGGGGAACATTCTGCTGGACATCCTGTTTATTAAAATGTTCGGATGGGGCATTTTCGGCGCGGCGCTCGCGACAGCCGTTTCCTTTGCATGTGCCTTCCTGTACCTGCTGTGGTTTTTTGTTTTTAAAAGTAAACTCAGGTTACAATGGGGTGACTTTAAGCCAAATACGAAAATCGCCATCGAAGTGGGAGCGCTTGGTTCGACGACCTTTGCAAGACAAGGCGTCATCAGCATCTTATCGGTCTTGCTGAACCACGTGCTTTTTGAGCATGGTGGCGAACATTCGGTGACGGTATACGGTATAGTGAGTAAGATGCTGATGTTTGCATTGTTCCCGGTAAACGGCATTGTGGAAGGATTTTTGCCGGTCGCAGGGTATAACTACGGCGCTGAGAAATTTTCACGCGTGCGCGAAGCCATTTTTAAGGCGATACAGTACGCCTGCTTGTTGGCCATTGCGATTTACATTGTAATCCTGATTTTCGCTGCGCAGATTGTTACCCTGTTCACCACCGATCAATCCGTGATGGACGACACGCCGAACGCGCTTCGTTGGGTTTTTGCTGCGTCGCCCGTCATTGCCATCCAGCTCATTGGGGCCGGATATTTCCAGGCAGCAGGCAAGGCAGTTAAGGCTTTAATGCTGACGTTGAGCAAACAGGGATTTTTCCTGATCCCACTCATCCTGATTTTGCCGCGTTTTTTTGATATTTTTGGCGTATGGGTTTCCTTTCCTATTGCGGATGTTTTGGCGACCATTACAACGGCCTTGTTCCTGAAAAGGGAAATCAACCATAACCTAAAGCAATAA